In one Oscillospiraceae bacterium genomic region, the following are encoded:
- the glnS gene encoding glutamine--tRNA ligase has protein sequence MPEELNPTMTQNFIHDFIDEDIAQGGRFQGMTVHTRFPPEPNGYLHIGHAKAIFIDFGTAEKYGGVCNLRMDDTNPTKEDVEYVDAIQEDIHWLGYDWGDRFFFASDYFEQMYEYAVELIKKGLAYVCELTPEEFKEHRGDVNTPARSPWRDRPVEESLDLFARMRAGEFPNGRYTLRAKIDLASGNFNMRDPVIYRINHMHHHRQGDKWCIYPMYDFAHPLEDALEGITHSLCSLEFEDHRPLYDWVIQNCPVPAKPRQIEFARLGINYTVMSKRKLRALVEQGRVSGWDDPRMPTLCGLRRRGYTPRAIRNFSERNGVSKASSTVEFGFLEYCLREDLNLNAPRVMAVLRPVKLTITNYPEGKRETFTVENNPNRPEDGTREITFSRELWVEAEDFMEVPAPKYKRLTPGGAECRLKGAYLVTCTGCRKDADGSVAEIFAEYDPNSRGGDPADGRKVKGATIHWVDAATAVDAEIRLYDNLFSDAEPDAGDKNFLDCLNPGSLEVLTGSKVEASLADAQAPAAFQFLRQGYFCVDNKDSRPGALVFNRSVSLKDSYKPN, from the coding sequence ATGCCGGAAGAACTGAACCCCACCATGACCCAGAACTTCATCCATGATTTCATCGACGAGGACATCGCCCAGGGCGGCCGGTTCCAGGGCATGACCGTACACACCCGCTTCCCGCCCGAGCCCAACGGCTACCTCCACATCGGTCACGCCAAGGCCATTTTTATCGACTTTGGCACCGCGGAGAAGTACGGCGGGGTGTGCAACCTGCGCATGGACGACACCAACCCCACCAAAGAGGACGTGGAGTACGTGGACGCCATCCAGGAGGACATCCACTGGCTGGGCTACGACTGGGGCGACCGCTTTTTCTTTGCCTCGGACTACTTTGAGCAGATGTACGAGTACGCCGTGGAGCTCATCAAAAAGGGCCTGGCCTACGTGTGCGAGCTGACGCCCGAGGAATTTAAGGAGCACCGGGGCGACGTGAACACCCCCGCCCGCTCCCCCTGGCGGGACAGGCCCGTGGAGGAGTCCCTGGACCTCTTCGCCCGGATGCGCGCGGGCGAGTTCCCCAACGGCAGATACACCCTGCGGGCCAAAATCGACCTGGCCAGCGGCAATTTCAATATGCGCGACCCGGTAATCTACCGCATCAACCACATGCACCACCACCGCCAGGGGGACAAGTGGTGCATCTACCCCATGTACGACTTCGCCCACCCCCTGGAGGACGCGCTGGAGGGCATCACCCACTCCCTGTGCTCCCTGGAGTTTGAGGACCACCGCCCCCTGTACGACTGGGTCATCCAGAACTGCCCGGTGCCCGCCAAGCCCCGGCAGATCGAGTTCGCCCGCCTGGGGATCAACTACACCGTCATGAGCAAGCGCAAGCTGCGCGCGCTGGTGGAGCAGGGCAGGGTCTCCGGCTGGGACGACCCCCGTATGCCCACCCTGTGCGGCCTGCGCCGCCGGGGGTACACCCCCCGGGCCATCCGCAATTTCTCCGAGCGCAACGGCGTGTCCAAGGCGTCCTCCACGGTGGAGTTCGGCTTTCTGGAGTACTGCCTGCGGGAGGATCTGAACCTGAACGCCCCCCGGGTGATGGCGGTGCTGCGCCCGGTGAAGCTGACCATCACCAACTACCCCGAGGGCAAACGCGAGACCTTCACGGTGGAGAACAACCCCAACCGCCCCGAGGACGGCACCCGGGAGATCACCTTCTCCCGCGAGCTATGGGTGGAGGCCGAGGACTTTATGGAGGTGCCCGCGCCCAAGTACAAGCGCCTCACGCCCGGCGGCGCCGAGTGCCGCCTCAAGGGGGCCTACCTGGTCACCTGCACCGGCTGCCGCAAGGACGCCGACGGCAGCGTGGCGGAGATTTTTGCCGAGTACGACCCCAACTCCCGGGGCGGCGACCCCGCTGACGGGCGCAAGGTGAAGGGGGCCACCATCCACTGGGTGGACGCCGCCACCGCAGTGGACGCGGAGATCCGCCTCTACGACAACCTCTTCTCGGACGCCGAGCCCGACGCGGGGGACAAGAACTTCCTGGACTGCCTGAACCCCGGCTCCCTGGAGGTGCTCACCGGCTCCAAGGTGGAGGCCTCCCTGGCCGACGCCCAGGCCCCCGCCGCCTTCCAGTTCCTGCGCCAGGGATATTTCTGCGTGGACAATAAGGACTCCAGGCCCGGCGCGCTGGTCTTTAACCGCTCCGTGAGCCTCAAGGACAGCTATAAGCCGAATTAA
- a CDS encoding oxidoreductase, translating into MQAYPTLFRPLRLGGLTLKNRILSAPTSLAELGPGEHYSDANLAYYRLKAAGGAALVTVGDVIVDLDTGRSHPQQMGINDPGALPGLVAMAEAIHAGGAAASIELDHGGALCAPEFLGGKNAIGPSGYVDAWGDTVEEMDEAQIHAVADAFARGAKTARDCGFDMVMIHAGHGWLIHQFLSPLTNRRADRWGGSLENRLRFLLLVVDAVRAAVGPGFPIDVRISGSERTEGGYGLETGIEIARALDGRVELIHVSAGTQLDEYSAVLMHPGVFQKHGENAALAAEIKKHVKTPVCTVGAFSEPDKMEAFLAESGVDCVALGRALLADPFLPRKLLHGQPGAVTPCLRCGECQSGMMKNRVLHCAVNPVIGREREFFCPVPVRQRRRVLIAGGGPAGMQAALSAWERGHQVTLAERSGRLGGLDYADGADFKANLARYRDMQAAKVGALPIDVRLNQTVDRALVDEVRPDALIIAVGAEPWALPVPGADGPNVVFGAALRPGDPVGRRVVIIGGGLIGCEEAVRLAREGHEVAVLELREALAPDCGRMHRINLLHQMDVLPNLTPAAGHRCLRIGPEGVTAAAPDGREVFFPADTVVMCAGMRPRHSEVERLRALVPECYVVGDAQRARQVGQATRDAYDAVLTLGL; encoded by the coding sequence ATGCAGGCTTATCCGACGCTCTTCCGCCCCCTGCGCCTGGGGGGGCTCACCCTGAAAAACCGCATTCTCTCGGCCCCCACCTCCCTGGCGGAGCTGGGGCCGGGCGAGCACTACTCCGACGCCAACCTGGCCTACTACCGCCTGAAGGCCGCGGGGGGCGCGGCCCTGGTGACGGTGGGGGACGTGATCGTGGATCTGGACACGGGCCGCTCCCACCCCCAGCAGATGGGGATCAACGACCCCGGCGCCCTGCCCGGGCTGGTGGCCATGGCGGAGGCCATCCACGCCGGGGGTGCGGCGGCCTCCATCGAGCTGGACCACGGCGGCGCCCTCTGCGCCCCGGAGTTCCTGGGCGGCAAAAACGCGATTGGCCCCTCCGGCTATGTGGACGCCTGGGGCGACACGGTGGAGGAGATGGACGAGGCGCAGATCCACGCGGTGGCGGACGCCTTCGCCAGGGGCGCGAAAACCGCCAGGGACTGCGGCTTCGACATGGTGATGATCCACGCCGGGCACGGGTGGCTGATCCACCAGTTCCTCTCCCCCCTCACCAACCGCCGCGCCGACCGCTGGGGGGGCAGCCTGGAAAACCGGCTGCGCTTCCTCCTGCTGGTGGTGGACGCGGTGCGTGCCGCAGTGGGGCCCGGCTTCCCCATCGACGTGCGCATCTCCGGCTCCGAGCGCACCGAGGGGGGCTACGGCCTGGAGACCGGGATCGAGATCGCCAGGGCGCTGGACGGCAGGGTGGAGCTGATCCACGTCTCCGCCGGCACCCAGCTGGACGAGTACTCCGCCGTGCTCATGCACCCCGGCGTGTTCCAGAAGCACGGGGAGAACGCCGCCCTGGCCGCCGAGATTAAAAAGCACGTCAAAACCCCGGTGTGCACGGTGGGGGCCTTCTCCGAGCCGGACAAAATGGAGGCCTTTTTGGCCGAAAGCGGCGTGGACTGCGTGGCCCTGGGCCGGGCCCTGCTGGCCGACCCCTTCCTGCCCAGGAAGCTGCTCCACGGCCAGCCCGGGGCGGTCACCCCCTGCCTGCGCTGCGGCGAGTGCCAGAGCGGCATGATGAAGAACCGGGTGCTCCACTGCGCGGTGAACCCCGTCATCGGCCGGGAGCGGGAGTTCTTTTGCCCCGTGCCCGTGCGGCAGCGCCGCCGCGTGCTCATTGCGGGGGGCGGCCCCGCCGGGATGCAGGCGGCCCTCTCCGCGTGGGAGCGGGGCCACCAGGTCACGCTGGCGGAGCGCTCCGGGCGCCTGGGGGGCCTGGACTACGCGGACGGCGCCGACTTCAAGGCCAACCTGGCCCGCTACCGGGACATGCAGGCCGCCAAGGTGGGCGCGCTGCCCATTGACGTGCGCCTGAATCAGACCGTGGACCGGGCCCTGGTGGACGAGGTGCGCCCCGACGCGCTCATTATCGCCGTGGGCGCGGAGCCCTGGGCCCTGCCCGTGCCCGGCGCGGACGGCCCCAACGTGGTCTTTGGCGCGGCGCTCCGCCCCGGCGACCCGGTGGGCAGGCGGGTGGTGATTATCGGCGGGGGCCTGATCGGCTGCGAGGAGGCCGTCCGGCTGGCCCGGGAGGGCCATGAGGTGGCGGTGCTGGAGCTCCGGGAGGCGCTGGCCCCCGACTGCGGGCGGATGCACCGCATCAACCTGCTCCACCAGATGGACGTGCTGCCCAACCTGACCCCCGCCGCCGGGCACCGCTGTCTGCGCATCGGCCCGGAGGGGGTCACCGCCGCCGCTCCGGACGGGCGGGAGGTGTTTTTCCCGGCGGACACGGTGGTCATGTGCGCGGGGATGCGCCCGCGGCACAGCGAGGTGGAGCGGCTGCGGGCGCTGGTGCCCGAGTGCTACGTGGTGGGGGACGCGCAGCGCGCCCGCCAGGTGGGCCAGGCCACCCGGGACGCCTACGACGCGGTGCTGACGCTGGGCCTGTAG
- a CDS encoding threonine aldolase, whose product MYNFRNDYSQGAHPRVLEALAATNLEGNPGYGDDPYCARAAAIIKELCDAPQADVQFLIGGTQTNFTAICAFLRPWEGVICAVTGHVNDHEGGAVESTGHKLICMPTQRDGKLTPALVRQAVKDFENPHVVHPGLVYISDATENGAVYTVAELEAISAVCKENGLLLFLDGARLGAAIVSTASDVTLADLARLTDAFYIGGTKNGALMGEALVICNPALQPHFFTLKKQRGAVLAKGWLLGVQFEELFRDGLYFDMARHANAMAARLQDGFRALGLPLYVNSTTNQVFPVVYDELKERLAKIAIFEDWCPSGKPGTSVIRFVTNFSTAQEDVDGLLADLKKLL is encoded by the coding sequence GTGTACAATTTCCGCAACGACTACTCCCAGGGGGCCCATCCCCGCGTGCTGGAGGCCCTGGCCGCCACCAATCTGGAGGGCAACCCCGGCTACGGGGACGACCCCTACTGCGCCCGGGCCGCGGCGATCATCAAGGAGCTGTGCGACGCGCCCCAGGCCGACGTGCAGTTCCTCATCGGCGGCACCCAGACCAACTTCACCGCCATCTGCGCCTTCCTCCGGCCCTGGGAGGGGGTCATCTGCGCCGTCACCGGCCACGTCAACGACCACGAGGGCGGCGCGGTGGAATCCACCGGGCACAAGCTCATCTGTATGCCCACCCAGCGGGACGGCAAGCTCACCCCCGCCCTGGTGCGGCAGGCGGTGAAGGACTTCGAGAATCCCCACGTGGTCCACCCCGGCCTGGTGTACATCTCGGACGCCACCGAAAACGGCGCGGTCTACACCGTGGCCGAGCTGGAGGCCATCTCCGCCGTCTGCAAGGAAAACGGCCTGCTCCTCTTCCTGGACGGGGCCCGGCTGGGGGCCGCCATCGTCTCCACCGCCAGCGACGTGACCCTGGCCGACCTGGCCCGGCTTACCGACGCGTTCTACATCGGCGGCACCAAGAACGGCGCCCTGATGGGCGAGGCGCTGGTCATCTGCAACCCCGCCCTCCAGCCCCACTTCTTCACCCTGAAAAAGCAGCGGGGCGCGGTGCTGGCCAAGGGCTGGCTGCTGGGCGTGCAGTTCGAGGAGCTGTTCCGGGACGGCCTCTACTTCGACATGGCCCGCCACGCCAACGCCATGGCCGCCCGGCTCCAGGACGGCTTCCGCGCCCTGGGCCTGCCCCTGTACGTAAACTCCACCACCAACCAGGTGTTCCCCGTGGTCTACGACGAGCTGAAGGAGAGGCTGGCCAAAATCGCCATCTTCGAGGACTGGTGCCCCTCCGGCAAGCCGGGCACCTCGGTCATCCGCTTCGTCACCAACTTCTCCACCGCCCAGGAGGACGTGGACGGCCTGCTGGCCGACCTGAAAAAGCTGCTGTAA
- a CDS encoding N-acetyltransferase, which yields MVIREIGTQDTQHFFEMMCRLDSETEFMMYEPGERLEKSADLSTLKNTINRAVSGGDLLLVAEHDGGELAGFLWAERGTLNRVRHTAYIVTGIRQAFRHQGLGTAFFKKADEWAAGAQITRLELTVECQNTAALSLYEHAGFVVEGTRRRSMKVNGRYVDEYYMAKLF from the coding sequence ATGGTTATCAGAGAAATAGGGACACAGGATACACAGCATTTTTTTGAAATGATGTGCCGGCTGGACAGCGAGACGGAGTTTATGATGTATGAACCCGGAGAGCGGTTGGAGAAGTCGGCAGATCTATCCACATTGAAAAACACGATAAACCGTGCGGTCTCCGGCGGTGATCTGCTTTTGGTCGCGGAGCATGACGGCGGGGAACTGGCCGGCTTTCTCTGGGCGGAACGGGGAACATTAAACCGGGTCCGGCATACGGCGTATATTGTGACCGGAATCAGGCAAGCGTTTCGCCATCAGGGATTGGGCACCGCGTTCTTTAAAAAAGCGGACGAATGGGCCGCAGGAGCACAGATTACCCGGCTGGAGCTTACGGTTGAATGTCAAAATACAGCCGCTCTGAGCTTATATGAACACGCGGGTTTTGTCGTCGAGGGGACGAGGAGACGATCCATGAAGGTAAACGGGCGCTATGTGGATGAGTACTATATGGCAAAGCTGTTTTAA
- a CDS encoding peptidase, which produces MNTREQKTMKLRGSADVSYLGQTVDAMIWDFMREEGIPGLTLAIVQAPYIPRVVGYGLSDAGQKRLASANTMWPAGPISQAFAAVAVMQLYEDGALGLDDTVAARIPGVPAAWGEITVLQLLRHASGLPDYRRTEGFDPFRAWSFEELAALAAGSPLHFAPGTDVMLSATNFLLLTEIVERVSGMSYRDFVTRRQIEFLGLRRTGFAEDLDEKFHHEDVSLTENVHQRFKQDKLYIDPTEPAASYDGGAAVPRVQSSALRGFSDVWASAQDISFWDIGLAGGVLIRNPAHRALIYAPWSLPDGREVPAVAGWQFYKHRGLMDIKGSVPGFSSFLSRFTHAEELVCVTLLANREGVDFTNLARRIAGAFGDLLSTNYDDNKLYLLEGQLPVDVMARRLEAELNAREIPLFAKFDHAENARGAGLELRPTTVLVFGAPKVGTGLMQADQSIALELPLRIGLWEDAAGSTWLAFPRIARMAAEYGLEGHPVVPKMQKLMEELVRAAGSVY; this is translated from the coding sequence ATGAACACAAGGGAGCAAAAAACGATGAAGCTGCGGGGGAGCGCCGACGTGTCCTACCTGGGACAGACGGTGGACGCCATGATCTGGGATTTCATGCGGGAGGAGGGCATCCCCGGCCTGACCCTGGCCATCGTGCAGGCCCCCTATATTCCCCGGGTGGTGGGGTATGGCCTGTCCGACGCGGGGCAGAAGCGGCTGGCCTCGGCCAACACCATGTGGCCCGCGGGGCCCATCTCCCAGGCCTTCGCCGCGGTGGCGGTGATGCAGCTCTACGAGGACGGCGCGCTGGGGCTGGACGACACCGTGGCCGCCCGCATCCCCGGCGTCCCCGCCGCGTGGGGGGAGATCACCGTGCTCCAGCTCCTGCGCCACGCCTCCGGGCTGCCCGACTACCGCCGGACGGAGGGCTTCGACCCCTTCCGGGCGTGGAGCTTTGAGGAGCTGGCGGCCCTGGCGGCCGGGTCGCCCCTGCATTTCGCGCCGGGCACGGACGTGATGCTCAGCGCCACCAACTTCCTGCTGCTGACCGAAATCGTGGAGCGGGTGAGCGGCATGTCCTACCGGGACTTCGTCACCCGGCGGCAGATTGAATTCCTGGGCCTGCGCCGCACCGGCTTTGCCGAGGATCTGGACGAAAAATTCCACCACGAGGACGTTTCCCTGACGGAGAACGTGCACCAGCGCTTCAAGCAGGACAAGCTGTACATCGACCCCACCGAGCCCGCCGCCAGCTACGACGGCGGCGCGGCCGTGCCGCGGGTGCAGTCCTCCGCCCTGCGGGGCTTCTCCGACGTGTGGGCCTCCGCCCAGGACATCTCCTTCTGGGACATCGGCCTGGCCGGCGGCGTGCTGATCCGCAACCCGGCCCACCGCGCACTGATCTACGCCCCCTGGAGCCTGCCCGACGGGCGGGAGGTGCCGGCGGTGGCGGGCTGGCAGTTCTACAAGCACCGGGGTCTGATGGACATCAAGGGGAGCGTGCCCGGCTTCTCCAGCTTCCTCAGCCGCTTCACCCACGCGGAGGAGCTGGTCTGCGTGACCCTGCTGGCCAACCGGGAGGGCGTGGACTTCACCAACCTGGCCCGCCGGATTGCCGGGGCCTTTGGGGATCTGCTCTCCACCAATTACGACGACAACAAGCTCTACCTGCTGGAGGGGCAGCTCCCCGTGGACGTGATGGCCCGGCGGCTGGAGGCGGAGCTGAACGCCCGCGAGATCCCCCTCTTCGCCAAATTCGACCACGCGGAGAACGCCCGGGGCGCGGGGCTGGAGCTGCGCCCCACCACGGTGCTGGTATTTGGCGCGCCCAAGGTGGGCACCGGCCTGATGCAGGCCGACCAGAGCATCGCCCTGGAGCTGCCGCTGCGGATCGGGCTGTGGGAGGACGCGGCGGGCAGCACCTGGCTGGCCTTCCCCCGTATCGCCCGGATGGCGGCGGAGTACGGCCTGGAGGGCCACCCCGTGGTGCCTAAAATGCAGAAGCTGATGGAGGAGCTGGTCCGCGCGGCGGGCAGCGTGTATTAG